The following are encoded together in the Candidatus Omnitrophota bacterium genome:
- a CDS encoding Lrp/AsnC family transcriptional regulator has protein sequence MDEILEILSKDARISPEEISKLTGKSVAVITKAIKKYEQDGIIVKYKTLINQELLQENRPLVRALIEVSITPQKDVGFDYLAERIYSFPEVVSCYLVSGAYDLLVVVEGDNIQTVANFVASKLSPMENVRKTTTHFLLKKYKEDGQVLKKSQQRKRLNISY, from the coding sequence ATGGATGAGATTTTAGAAATATTATCTAAAGATGCGCGTATTAGCCCCGAAGAAATTTCCAAGCTGACCGGAAAATCCGTCGCGGTGATTACCAAGGCCATCAAAAAATATGAGCAAGACGGCATCATTGTTAAATATAAAACTCTGATCAATCAAGAACTGTTGCAAGAAAATCGTCCTTTAGTGCGAGCTTTAATTGAAGTCAGCATTACACCGCAAAAAGATGTCGGGTTTGATTATCTGGCGGAGAGGATCTATAGTTTTCCGGAAGTGGTCAGTTGTTATCTGGTGTCGGGGGCGTATGATCTTTTGGTGGTGGTGGAAGGGGATAATATTCAAACTGTCGCCAATTTTGTGGCTTCCAAACTTTCGCCGATGGAAAATGTTCGCAAGACAACAACACATTTCTTGTTAAAAAAATACAAAGAAGACGGACAAGTCTTAAAAAAGAGCCAACAGCGTAAGAGGCTCAACATTTCTTACTAA
- a CDS encoding aminotransferase class I/II-fold pyridoxal phosphate-dependent enzyme, producing the protein MKNIVISKKVEQMAPSGIRAFFDLVLGMKDVISLGVGEPDFVTPWHIREKAIYSLEKGYTSYTSNKGMIEVRKELERFLQKRYGLSYDPEEQILLTVGVSEGIDVAMRTILNPGDKVLIHQPCFVSYGPMVDLAGGIPVFLDTESKNGFKLTPQQIDRACDRKVKALMINYPCNPTGASYTKKELQEICRVVIKRNLLVISDEVYDELTYDFDHTPLASLPGMKERVIYLNGFSKAYAMTGFRLGWVCGPSKIIAGMTKVHQYTIMCVPITSQMAALEALRSGFKDVADMKKEYMRRRRFVVESLNEMGLTCLNPQGAFYVLPSIKITKQNSLDFAKNLLSRKKVAVVPGVAFGRSGEGYVRMSYASSYENLKEAMARLRSYIGS; encoded by the coding sequence ATGAAAAATATCGTGATCTCAAAAAAAGTAGAGCAAATGGCGCCTTCGGGGATCCGTGCGTTCTTTGATCTGGTGTTAGGGATGAAAGACGTGATCTCGCTAGGTGTGGGCGAACCGGATTTTGTCACACCGTGGCATATTCGGGAAAAGGCTATTTATTCCTTGGAAAAAGGATATACGTCCTACACGTCCAATAAGGGGATGATCGAAGTCCGCAAGGAACTTGAACGTTTCTTACAAAAACGTTATGGGCTTAGCTATGACCCGGAAGAACAAATTCTTCTGACCGTCGGAGTGAGTGAAGGCATTGACGTCGCTATGCGCACTATTTTAAATCCGGGTGACAAAGTTCTCATTCATCAACCGTGCTTTGTTTCTTACGGGCCGATGGTGGATTTAGCGGGCGGCATTCCGGTTTTTCTGGATACAGAGAGCAAGAACGGATTTAAATTAACGCCTCAGCAAATTGACAGAGCTTGCGACAGAAAAGTCAAAGCCCTGATGATCAATTATCCGTGTAATCCGACGGGAGCGTCATACACAAAGAAAGAACTTCAAGAAATTTGTCGCGTTGTGATCAAGCGAAATCTTCTCGTCATCAGCGATGAAGTTTATGATGAGTTGACGTATGATTTTGACCACACGCCTTTAGCATCTTTACCGGGCATGAAAGAGAGAGTTATCTATCTTAACGGATTTTCTAAAGCTTATGCCATGACAGGTTTTCGTTTGGGATGGGTTTGCGGGCCGTCTAAGATCATTGCCGGGATGACCAAGGTGCATCAGTATACGATCATGTGCGTCCCTATTACCAGTCAGATGGCTGCTCTAGAGGCGCTTCGAAGCGGATTTAAAGATGTTGCCGACATGAAAAAAGAATATATGCGCCGGCGCCGTTTTGTGGTGGAGAGCTTAAACGAAATGGGATTGACATGCCTTAATCCGCAAGGAGCATTTTATGTTTTACCGTCGATAAAAATAACAAAACAAAATTCTTTGGATTTTGCCAAGAATCTTTTAAGCCGGAAAAAAGTTGCTGTTGTTCCCGGAGTGGCTTTTGGCCGATCGGGAGAAGGTTACGTGCGCATGTCTTATGCGTCCAGTTATGAAAATCTAAAAGAAGCGATGGCGCGTTTACGCAGTTACATCGGCTCTTAA
- a CDS encoding M48 family metallopeptidase, with product MDGHPASKAYQQARKIIFIIGFLANIIIFLAFFLSGLSVALRDIAYGFSQNFFIVNAIYMCALSLGLLLVHFPLDFLGEFILEHRFQLSNQKFHEWLWDLTKRFFLQLMLTLLIVEVGYILLDRFPRTWWVWAGAFWLFLTLILAKITPNVLIPIFYKYSKIGNEELRARILGLFEKAKIPVQNAYMVDFSKKTKKANAFICGLGKGRRVVLSDTLVSDFSIPEIEAVVAHEIGHYKHHDILKLTIFHTLTTLLGFFIMNRLWEVFAAHSPAIHIADIAFFPVLAVAFSMFSFLMMPLSNSFSRYLEVKADLFSLKATLAPQHFISMMKKLGVKNLSEFNPGLLTEIFLYDHPPISKRIDLAQNYQLSL from the coding sequence ATGGACGGCCATCCGGCATCAAAAGCATATCAGCAGGCAAGGAAGATCATTTTTATTATTGGCTTTTTAGCCAATATTATTATCTTCCTTGCCTTTTTTTTAAGCGGGCTTTCGGTGGCATTACGAGATATTGCTTATGGTTTTTCTCAGAACTTTTTTATTGTTAACGCGATCTATATGTGTGCTTTAAGCCTGGGGCTTTTGCTCGTTCATTTTCCTTTGGACTTTTTAGGCGAATTTATCCTGGAACACCGCTTCCAATTGTCTAATCAGAAATTCCATGAATGGCTTTGGGATCTTACTAAAAGATTCTTTCTGCAACTTATGTTAACGCTTTTGATCGTCGAGGTTGGTTATATTCTTCTTGATCGTTTTCCTCGAACCTGGTGGGTCTGGGCAGGGGCATTCTGGTTATTTTTGACATTAATCTTAGCCAAAATAACGCCAAACGTGCTCATTCCGATCTTTTATAAATATTCAAAGATCGGCAATGAAGAATTAAGGGCAAGAATTTTAGGGCTTTTTGAAAAAGCAAAGATCCCCGTTCAAAATGCTTACATGGTGGATTTTTCTAAGAAAACGAAAAAAGCCAATGCCTTTATTTGCGGTTTGGGAAAAGGGCGGCGTGTTGTTCTAAGCGATACGCTCGTTAGTGATTTTTCTATTCCCGAGATCGAGGCTGTTGTCGCTCATGAGATCGGACATTATAAACATCATGACATTCTTAAGCTTACCATTTTCCATACATTAACAACGCTGCTTGGATTTTTTATCATGAATCGGTTGTGGGAAGTTTTTGCGGCGCATTCACCCGCTATCCATATTGCGGATATTGCTTTTTTTCCTGTCTTGGCTGTGGCCTTTTCGATGTTTAGCTTCTTGATGATGCCGCTTTCAAACAGTTTCAGCCGTTATCTGGAGGTGAAAGCGGACTTGTTTAGTTTAAAGGCGACATTAGCGCCGCAACATTTTATCTCTATGATGAAAAAACTTGGGGTCAAAAATCTATCCGAATTTAATCCGGGATTATTGACTGAAATATTTCTTTATGATCATCCGCCGATCTCTAAACGAATTGATCTGGCGCAGAATTACCAGCTAAGCCTATGA